From the genome of Streptococcus marmotae, one region includes:
- a CDS encoding phosphoglycerate dehydrogenase — protein sequence MVFSVRTFNNINQIGLKELGNQFQIDGDQAANPDAFIIRSENLHGVAFPENLKAIARAGAGTNNIPIEEATAQGIVVFNTPGANANAVKEAVLASILLSARDYISASAWTNTLSGDDVPKQIEAGKKAFAGTEITGKTLGVIGLGAIGARIANDARRLGMNVLGYDPYVSVETAWSISSHVKRVADLKEIFAQSDYITVHVPLTEQTRDLFNAQAFAMMKKGTTIINFARGELVNHQDLFDAIATGVVGHYVTDFGTEDLLNKPHITVFPHVGGSTEEAELNCAIAAGQTIRRFMETGEITNSVNFPNMHQALSTPFRITLINKNVPNMVAKISTAVSSLNINIDNILNRSKGDYAYTMLDLDEADKEKIKALAEQFESDENIVKVRIIEGRKN from the coding sequence ATGGTATTTAGTGTACGAACTTTTAACAATATTAATCAAATTGGCTTGAAAGAACTGGGAAATCAATTTCAGATTGATGGAGATCAGGCAGCTAATCCAGATGCTTTTATTATTCGCTCTGAAAATTTACATGGTGTTGCTTTTCCTGAGAATCTAAAAGCGATTGCTCGTGCAGGTGCAGGAACCAACAACATTCCAATCGAAGAAGCAACAGCCCAAGGAATTGTCGTTTTTAACACACCGGGAGCCAATGCTAATGCGGTAAAAGAAGCAGTTCTAGCCTCTATTTTACTCTCTGCGCGTGACTATATTAGCGCTAGCGCATGGACCAACACTCTATCAGGTGATGATGTGCCAAAACAGATTGAAGCTGGGAAAAAAGCCTTTGCAGGAACAGAAATTACAGGGAAAACTCTTGGTGTCATTGGACTAGGTGCCATTGGAGCCAGAATAGCAAATGATGCTCGCCGTTTGGGAATGAACGTTTTGGGCTACGATCCTTACGTATCGGTTGAAACTGCATGGAGCATTTCAAGCCATGTCAAACGTGTTGCTGATTTGAAGGAGATTTTTGCGCAGTCAGATTACATCACAGTTCACGTACCGCTAACGGAACAGACACGTGACTTGTTCAATGCGCAAGCATTTGCGATGATGAAAAAAGGAACGACCATTATCAACTTTGCTCGTGGAGAATTGGTGAATCATCAGGACTTGTTTGATGCTATTGCAACAGGAGTTGTTGGTCACTATGTGACAGATTTCGGAACAGAAGACTTACTCAACAAGCCCCACATTACAGTTTTCCCCCATGTTGGTGGTTCAACAGAGGAAGCTGAGCTAAACTGTGCCATTGCGGCTGGTCAGACCATTCGTCGTTTTATGGAAACAGGAGAAATTACGAACTCGGTTAATTTCCCAAATATGCACCAAGCCTTATCAACACCATTTCGGATTACCTTGATCAATAAAAATGTGCCAAATATGGTGGCTAAGATTTCGACAGCTGTATCTAGCTTAAATATCAATATTGACAATATCTTAAATCGTTCGAAAGGTGATTATGCTTACACTATGCTTGACTTGGATGAGGCAGATAAGGAAAAAATCAAGGCACTTGCTGAGCAATTTGAAAGTGATGAGAATATTGTCAAGGTTCGTATCATCGAAGGTAGGAAAAACTAA
- a CDS encoding methylated-DNA--[protein]-cysteine S-methyltransferase translates to MYYKCLYSSPLGELSIIATDKGLRGIWFENQQHFERGITEKPIMTEHPVLRQAVSLLDDYFAGRTVDVSTLALDVPATPFQETVWQVLQEIPGGQTMTYGQIAKRLGMASGQAVGGAVGKNPIAILIPCHRVVGSKGQLTGYAAGLEKKIWLLAHESSMKKEDNTC, encoded by the coding sequence ATGTACTATAAATGCCTGTATTCATCACCGCTAGGGGAGCTGTCTATCATTGCAACAGATAAAGGATTACGCGGTATTTGGTTTGAGAATCAACAGCATTTTGAACGTGGTATCACAGAAAAACCAATCATGACAGAACACCCTGTCCTAAGACAAGCCGTCTCCTTGTTAGATGATTATTTTGCTGGTCGGACAGTTGATGTTTCCACTTTAGCGCTGGACGTTCCTGCCACACCATTTCAAGAAACTGTTTGGCAAGTGCTACAAGAAATCCCCGGTGGGCAGACCATGACCTATGGTCAAATTGCCAAGCGCTTGGGTATGGCTTCTGGTCAAGCAGTCGGTGGTGCGGTGGGGAAAAATCCGATTGCGATTCTGATTCCTTGCCACCGAGTAGTAGGTAGTAAGGGGCAATTGACAGGCTACGCGGCGGGTCTTGAGAAGAAAATTTGGCTACTCGCCCATGAATCATCAATGAAAAAAGAGGACAATACATGTTAA
- the rsmI gene encoding 16S rRNA (cytidine(1402)-2'-O)-methyltransferase, whose product MQIQKSVKHSLPYGTLYLVPTPIGNLQDMTFRAIGVLKEVDSIAAEDTRNTGLLLKHFEIETRQISFHEHNAYEKIPILLDMLRSGQSIAQVSDAGLPSISDPGHDLVKAAIAENIPVVALPGASAGITALIASGLAPQPHIFYGFLPRKSGQQKAFFEEKKHYPETQIFYESPHRVKATLENMQAVYGNRSVVVVRELTKLYEEYQRGQISEVVSSISENPLKGECLIIVAGYAEDEVLVADKGNLVVEVDKLIAAGHKPNQAIKEVAKRYQLKKQEVYDLYHGL is encoded by the coding sequence ATGCAGATTCAAAAATCAGTCAAACACTCCCTGCCCTATGGCACCCTATACCTTGTTCCGACACCGATTGGTAATCTTCAGGATATGACCTTTCGAGCGATTGGAGTTCTAAAAGAGGTCGATAGTATTGCGGCAGAAGACACACGTAATACAGGACTTTTGCTGAAACATTTTGAGATTGAGACGCGGCAGATTTCCTTTCATGAGCATAATGCCTACGAAAAAATTCCCATCTTACTCGACATGTTGCGTTCCGGTCAATCAATCGCTCAGGTGTCAGATGCGGGACTTCCAAGTATCTCAGATCCAGGGCATGATTTGGTCAAAGCCGCGATTGCAGAAAACATTCCAGTTGTTGCACTGCCGGGGGCATCGGCTGGGATTACAGCTTTGATTGCTTCTGGTCTAGCGCCTCAACCGCATATTTTTTATGGATTTTTGCCACGGAAATCTGGTCAGCAAAAAGCATTTTTTGAAGAGAAAAAGCATTATCCAGAAACACAAATTTTCTACGAATCACCACATCGGGTCAAAGCGACTTTGGAAAATATGCAGGCTGTCTATGGAAATCGCTCTGTGGTTGTGGTTCGTGAATTGACAAAACTGTATGAAGAATACCAACGTGGACAGATTAGTGAAGTTGTGTCCTCTATTTCAGAAAATCCTTTAAAAGGTGAATGTCTAATTATCGTAGCGGGTTACGCAGAAGATGAGGTCCTTGTAGCAGATAAAGGAAATCTAGTAGTAGAGGTGGATAAGCTGATTGCGGCTGGTCATAAGCCCAATCAAGCAATAAAGGAAGTAGCCAAGCGCTATCAACTCAAAAAGCAAGAAGTCTATGATCTCTATCATGGGCTCTAG
- a CDS encoding GNAT family N-acetyltransferase, with product MEIRLAHPNEVTAICQIFQDARDFLDQSGSSQWQGVYPSQEDVFEDILSGRGYVAIVEGQVAAYTAVQVGNEPAYNEIYDGKWQHNNFIYTTFHRIAVAQQFRGQQIIQTFLQGLIEGQKGPDFRCDTHEKNLPMQHILEKLGFVYCGKVPIDGERLAYQKIKSKQETSLYQEIAEDDRWLLGRND from the coding sequence ATGGAAATTCGACTTGCTCACCCCAATGAAGTGACTGCGATTTGTCAGATTTTTCAAGATGCTCGTGATTTTTTAGACCAATCGGGTAGTAGCCAGTGGCAAGGAGTCTATCCAAGTCAGGAGGATGTCTTTGAGGATATTTTATCAGGTCGTGGCTATGTGGCAATTGTAGAGGGACAGGTAGCAGCCTATACAGCTGTCCAAGTCGGTAATGAACCAGCCTATAACGAGATTTATGACGGAAAATGGCAGCACAATAATTTTATCTACACCACTTTTCACCGCATAGCAGTTGCGCAACAGTTTCGTGGGCAACAAATCATTCAGACCTTTTTACAGGGCCTGATTGAAGGACAAAAGGGTCCAGATTTTCGATGCGACACCCATGAAAAAAATCTGCCCATGCAGCATATCTTGGAAAAATTAGGCTTTGTCTATTGTGGGAAAGTTCCAATTGACGGGGAGCGCTTAGCCTATCAGAAAATAAAAAGTAAGCAAGAAACCAGTTTGTATCAGGAAATTGCAGAAGATGACCGCTGGTTGCTAGGAAGAAATGACTAA
- the yabA gene encoding DNA replication initiation control protein YabA, translating to MDKKEIFDALEGFSNNLLVTIAEVDAIKKHLRGVIEENAALRLENSKLRERLEKEDREQNRTANFGKENLKSIYDDGFHICSGFYGQRADSVEPCLFCEELLNRE from the coding sequence ATGGATAAGAAAGAGATTTTTGATGCCCTAGAAGGTTTTTCAAACAACTTACTGGTTACGATTGCAGAAGTTGATGCGATTAAGAAACACTTGCGAGGGGTCATCGAAGAAAATGCTGCGCTACGCTTAGAGAATTCCAAATTACGGGAACGCCTAGAAAAAGAAGACCGTGAACAGAATCGGACAGCCAATTTTGGAAAAGAAAATTTGAAAAGTATCTATGACGATGGCTTTCATATTTGCTCAGGCTTTTATGGTCAACGTGCGGATAGCGTTGAGCCATGTCTGTTTTGTGAAGAATTATTGAATAGAGAGTAA
- a CDS encoding DNA polymerase III subunit delta' produces the protein MKKEELQRLQPQLFQSFQLVLQQERLAHAYLFSGNFASFEMAIFLSQAIFCEEKDGYAPCGHCRTCRLIEEDEFTDVTIIRPQGNTIKTETIRDLVKQFSQSGFESTQQVFIIRDAEKMHPNAANSLLKVIEEPQSDSHIFLLTSQEQAVLPTIKSRAQLVTFPKNVPILERLLEEEGLLKTQAQLIARLVENIEEAKQLASHKPFLDLLTFAKKWLDLLLTQSDQAYLQIGVLVRLVGEKGEQARLLDLLTLLLADRMREPHVLIYLEHLQLARRQWQSNVSLQNALEYWVLATEKQVKG, from the coding sequence ATGAAAAAAGAAGAATTACAACGACTACAACCTCAGTTATTCCAGTCTTTTCAACTGGTTTTGCAACAAGAACGGTTAGCGCATGCCTATCTCTTTTCAGGTAATTTTGCGAGTTTTGAAATGGCTATCTTTCTGAGTCAGGCGATTTTTTGTGAGGAGAAGGACGGATATGCTCCTTGTGGTCATTGTCGAACCTGTCGCTTGATTGAAGAAGATGAGTTTACAGATGTGACAATTATCCGTCCCCAGGGCAATACGATTAAGACAGAGACCATTCGAGATCTGGTCAAGCAATTTTCACAGTCTGGTTTTGAGTCTACTCAACAGGTCTTTATTATTCGTGATGCGGAAAAAATGCATCCAAATGCTGCCAATTCTCTCTTGAAAGTGATAGAAGAGCCTCAGAGTGACAGTCATATTTTTTTATTGACCAGTCAGGAGCAAGCCGTTTTACCAACCATCAAAAGCCGGGCACAGTTAGTGACTTTTCCCAAAAATGTACCAATTTTAGAGCGGTTGTTGGAAGAAGAAGGCTTGTTAAAAACGCAGGCCCAGTTGATTGCTCGTCTGGTCGAAAATATCGAAGAAGCGAAACAATTGGCCAGCCATAAACCTTTTTTGGATCTACTAACATTCGCTAAAAAATGGCTCGACCTGCTGCTGACTCAGTCTGATCAAGCCTATCTGCAGATAGGTGTCTTGGTACGCCTCGTTGGTGAAAAAGGAGAACAGGCAAGGTTGCTAGATTTGCTTACCCTCCTATTAGCAGATCGAATGAGAGAGCCACATGTCTTGATATACTTAGAACATCTACAACTAGCACGCCGGCAATGGCAAAGCAATGTTAGCTTACAAAACGCCTTAGAATATTGGGTATTAGCAACAGAAAAACAAGTGAAAGGATAG
- a CDS encoding DUF6440 family protein: MDKQERKEYVKELKERFEVFQVNLITALWVDKETGVEYLRLGDEELRPLLNPEGKPNINKKFQDDVL, encoded by the coding sequence ATGGATAAACAAGAACGAAAAGAATATGTGAAAGAATTAAAAGAACGCTTTGAAGTCTTTCAAGTGAATCTCATTACAGCCCTCTGGGTTGATAAGGAAACTGGTGTCGAGTATCTCCGTCTAGGGGATGAGGAATTGCGTCCCTTGTTGAATCCAGAAGGAAAGCCAAACATCAATAAGAAATTCCAAGATGATGTACTATAA
- a CDS encoding CBS domain-containing protein codes for MAVKDFMTRKVVYISPDTTIAHAAELMREQAIHRLPVIENDKLIGLVTEGTIAEASPSKATSLSIYEMNYLLNKTKVRDVMIRDVITVSKFASLEDAVYLMYKNKVGILPVVDNDQMAGIITDRDVFAAFLHVSGYGEAGVRVRFLVENKAGELEKIIRLISEKGYNIVSTVQIADKSGSVVIEVQIEGKVDSQQLADTFEQANIKVDSMVPTETKKI; via the coding sequence ATGGCAGTTAAAGATTTTATGACACGAAAGGTGGTCTACATTTCCCCGGATACGACGATTGCACATGCCGCTGAATTGATGCGGGAGCAAGCGATTCACCGTTTACCCGTTATTGAAAATGATAAGTTGATTGGACTTGTCACTGAAGGAACAATTGCAGAGGCTAGCCCGTCAAAGGCGACCAGTCTGTCTATCTATGAGATGAATTATCTCTTGAACAAAACCAAGGTTCGTGATGTCATGATACGAGATGTCATTACTGTGTCGAAATTTGCCAGCCTAGAAGATGCCGTTTACTTGATGTACAAAAATAAGGTTGGTATTTTGCCGGTTGTGGACAATGATCAAATGGCAGGGATCATTACAGATCGCGATGTCTTTGCGGCCTTTCTACATGTGTCTGGTTATGGTGAAGCAGGCGTGCGCGTGCGCTTTTTGGTAGAAAATAAGGCTGGTGAGCTGGAAAAGATTATCAGATTGATTTCAGAAAAAGGCTACAACATTGTCAGCACTGTCCAGATTGCGGATAAGTCAGGTAGTGTGGTCATCGAGGTACAGATTGAAGGAAAGGTCGACAGTCAGCAGTTAGCAGACACGTTTGAACAGGCCAATATCAAAGTGGATAGTATGGTGCCAACTGAAACGAAGAAAATATAA
- a CDS encoding YitT family protein, whose translation MLRAKNLFFILIGAGLFSFGLYYLIIPNHLYEGGATGINLILYYLFGIQPWLMNILINIPLFIIGWKILGKRTLYYSLVGTLGVTAWLAIFEHIPITIPLENDLILVAILGGILMGAGLGIIFKAGGTTGGSDILARIGHKYTSYTIGQIILAFDIFVLTLTILVFHDLRNVLYTLMMVTIVSRVIDFISDGNYGSKGVMIVSEKSHELAQAIDENIERGITLIKAQGFYSRKEIDMVYSVIYKSQLQEMKELIHRIDPHAFITITDAHEVLGEGFTLDSNKQPFEK comes from the coding sequence ATGCTACGAGCCAAAAATCTTTTTTTTATTCTAATAGGAGCAGGGCTATTTTCTTTTGGTCTCTACTATTTAATTATTCCAAACCATCTCTATGAAGGCGGTGCAACGGGTATTAACCTCATCCTTTACTATCTGTTTGGGATTCAACCCTGGCTCATGAATATTCTCATCAATATTCCTCTGTTTATCATTGGTTGGAAAATTCTAGGAAAACGGACTCTCTATTACAGCCTAGTAGGCACACTTGGCGTAACTGCTTGGCTAGCCATATTTGAGCATATCCCTATTACCATTCCATTAGAAAATGACCTCATTTTAGTTGCTATTCTAGGAGGGATTCTTATGGGAGCTGGTCTGGGAATAATTTTCAAGGCTGGGGGAACGACTGGAGGAAGTGACATTTTAGCCCGTATTGGTCACAAGTATACTTCTTATACGATTGGGCAAATTATCCTAGCTTTTGATATCTTTGTCTTAACCCTTACTATTCTGGTCTTTCATGATTTAAGAAATGTTCTCTATACGCTCATGATGGTCACCATTGTCTCCCGTGTGATTGACTTTATCAGCGACGGAAATTACGGAAGTAAAGGCGTTATGATTGTCTCTGAAAAATCACATGAGTTGGCGCAAGCGATTGACGAAAATATCGAACGTGGGATTACACTGATTAAAGCACAGGGCTTTTATAGTCGAAAAGAGATTGATATGGTTTATTCCGTCATTTATAAAAGTCAGCTACAAGAAATGAAAGAACTAATCCACCGCATTGATCCCCATGCCTTCATCACAATTACGGATGCCCATGAAGTTTTAGGCGAAGGATTTACACTTGATAGCAATAAACAACCCTTTGAAAAATAA
- the tmk gene encoding dTMP kinase, with the protein MTQGMFITLEGPDGAGKTTVLQELVPRLEALGKQVITTREPGGVAIAEEIRSVILNPQNTAMDDKTELLLYIAARRQHLKERIIPALEDGALLLVDRFIDSSVAYQGFGRGLDIEAIDWLNQYATDGIKPDLTLYFDIDVEEGLARIARNKHRDVDRLDMETLDLHERVRKGYLTIVDKEAERVVKIDASENVEKVVEAAYTAIYDRFFR; encoded by the coding sequence ATGACACAAGGAATGTTTATCACATTGGAAGGACCAGATGGTGCAGGAAAGACAACGGTCTTACAAGAATTGGTGCCTCGCTTGGAAGCATTAGGAAAGCAAGTCATCACGACTCGTGAGCCAGGCGGTGTGGCTATTGCAGAAGAAATTCGCTCGGTTATCCTAAATCCTCAGAATACAGCGATGGATGATAAGACAGAATTATTGCTTTACATTGCGGCAAGACGCCAGCATTTGAAAGAGCGGATTATCCCAGCCTTAGAAGATGGCGCCCTGTTACTAGTAGATCGCTTTATCGACTCCTCTGTTGCCTATCAAGGTTTTGGCCGAGGGCTTGATATTGAAGCCATTGATTGGTTAAACCAGTATGCTACAGACGGTATCAAGCCAGATTTGACCCTCTATTTTGATATTGATGTCGAAGAAGGACTGGCTCGGATTGCTCGAAACAAGCATCGGGATGTTGATCGACTGGATATGGAAACCTTGGATTTGCACGAGCGTGTGCGAAAAGGGTATTTAACGATTGTAGACAAGGAAGCAGAGCGTGTGGTGAAGATTGATGCTTCTGAGAATGTGGAGAAAGTGGTAGAGGCAGCCTATACTGCTATCTATGACCGCTTTTTTAGATAA
- a CDS encoding arsenate reductase family protein, producing the protein MLTFYEYPKCSTCRAAKAELQALGLAFEAIDIKTNPPKASQLKEWMEATGLELKKYFNTSGNSYRALGLKDKFDQLTVDQALDLLANDGMLIKRPLLIQDGKILQIGYRTEYRALGL; encoded by the coding sequence ATGTTAACATTTTATGAATACCCAAAATGCTCAACCTGTCGAGCAGCCAAGGCTGAGTTACAAGCTCTGGGACTTGCATTTGAGGCGATTGATATTAAAACCAATCCACCCAAAGCGAGTCAGTTAAAAGAGTGGATGGAAGCGACGGGGCTTGAGCTCAAGAAATATTTCAATACCTCTGGCAATAGCTATCGTGCTCTTGGGTTAAAAGACAAATTTGACCAGTTGACAGTCGATCAAGCCTTGGACCTACTAGCAAATGACGGTATGCTCATCAAGCGCCCTTTACTCATTCAGGACGGCAAAATCCTGCAGATTGGTTATCGAACAGAGTATAGAGCACTAGGGTTGTAA
- a CDS encoding PTS transporter subunit EIIC, translating into MDYKKLSKSIITNVGGKENIISLVHCATRLRFELKDEAKANEKILSDIDGVKGIMKQNGQFQVIIGSDVVNVYNSIDELYHLNAEVEGQTNTSKVGILSALTSIFTPILPAITGSGMLKALLAAAIAFKWLTSDSQNYIILNTISDAVFYFLPLLIAYTSSRYFKTNTSISLTLAGVLLYPALVELMGAGQPISFFGIPITSFSYSSTAVPIILIVWFESYIERFFYNKIHETVKFFLAPLLTLIITGLVGLALLGPIGAFVGNIFATIISYFVQFARIPGLVLIGVFGPFIGMTGMHQSFTPITIGVFTEFGFDPLMFPAVLAANMAQCGAALAVAVRSKNIKTKSMAYSSGITALMGITEPALFGVSVRYKTPLYGSMIGGGIGALVAGLLSLKAFAFGSPGLASIAMFIGGENPLNIVYAFIVLAISIITSFIATWLLGDSYLEEQA; encoded by the coding sequence ATGGATTATAAAAAACTATCAAAATCAATTATTACTAATGTTGGTGGAAAAGAAAATATTATTTCGCTTGTACATTGTGCTACTCGTCTCAGATTTGAACTGAAAGATGAGGCTAAAGCGAATGAAAAAATATTGTCAGATATAGATGGTGTTAAAGGAATTATGAAACAGAATGGGCAGTTTCAAGTCATTATTGGCAGTGACGTTGTAAATGTCTATAATTCAATTGACGAGCTTTATCATTTAAATGCTGAAGTTGAGGGGCAGACGAATACTTCTAAAGTAGGAATTCTTTCAGCTTTAACTAGCATTTTTACACCGATACTTCCTGCTATTACAGGTTCAGGTATGCTTAAAGCATTATTAGCAGCGGCAATTGCTTTTAAATGGTTAACTTCGGATTCTCAAAATTACATTATCTTAAATACAATTTCAGATGCAGTATTTTATTTCTTACCATTGTTAATCGCTTATACATCTTCTAGATATTTTAAGACAAATACAAGTATTTCTTTGACTCTTGCTGGTGTATTGCTTTATCCAGCTTTGGTTGAGTTAATGGGAGCTGGACAACCAATTTCATTCTTTGGCATTCCAATTACTTCATTTTCTTATAGTTCGACAGCTGTTCCAATTATTTTAATTGTCTGGTTTGAATCTTATATTGAACGCTTTTTCTATAATAAAATTCATGAAACGGTTAAATTTTTTCTTGCTCCATTACTCACTTTAATTATTACCGGTCTTGTAGGATTAGCACTATTAGGACCTATAGGAGCTTTTGTAGGTAATATTTTTGCTACGATAATTTCATATTTTGTACAGTTTGCTCGTATTCCTGGGCTTGTTCTAATTGGTGTATTTGGCCCATTTATTGGAATGACTGGTATGCACCAAAGTTTTACACCTATTACTATTGGTGTATTTACTGAATTCGGATTTGACCCACTCATGTTTCCTGCAGTCCTAGCGGCCAATATGGCTCAATGTGGTGCGGCATTAGCAGTAGCAGTACGTTCTAAGAATATTAAAACTAAAAGTATGGCTTATTCATCAGGTATAACTGCCTTGATGGGTATTACAGAACCAGCTCTATTTGGCGTATCCGTACGTTACAAAACACCATTATATGGAAGCATGATTGGAGGAGGGATAGGAGCCTTAGTAGCAGGATTGCTGTCGCTTAAAGCTTTTGCTTTTGGCAGTCCGGGATTGGCTTCGATTGCTATGTTTATCGGTGGTGAAAACCCACTGAATATCGTTTATGCGTTCATTGTACTTGCTATTTCAATCATAACTTCATTCATTGCAACATGGCTCTTAGGTGATAGTTATTTGGAAGAACAAGCTTAG
- the serC gene encoding 3-phosphoserine/phosphohydroxythreonine transaminase, which translates to MTIYNFSAGPAVLPTPVLEKAQAELLDYKSSGMSVLEMSHRSKEFDDIIKGAEATLRELMDIPDNYKVLFLQGGASLEFTMIPLNFARGKKAYYLAGGSWGKKAYTEAVKLSKTIAFEPILLGSTEDITYAELPSFDKNTIDPEAAYVHLTTNNTIEGTAVYTIPDTNGVPVIADMSSNILAARYRVEDFAMIYAGAQKNIGPAGVTVVIVREDFLNDEPVLSSMLDYRIQAENESLYNTPPAYSIYISKLVFEWVKEIGGVDQMEKLNREKSGLLYDYIDQSAFYTNPVRKVEERSVANIPFVSPSPELDAKFVKEATAAGFKNIKGHRSVGGMRASLYNAFPRQGVVDLIAFMKKFEEENA; encoded by the coding sequence ATGACAATCTATAATTTTTCTGCAGGTCCTGCAGTATTGCCCACCCCTGTCTTAGAAAAAGCACAGGCTGAATTACTGGATTACAAAAGCTCAGGGATGAGTGTATTAGAGATGTCGCATCGCTCCAAGGAGTTTGATGACATTATCAAGGGAGCTGAAGCGACTTTGCGAGAGTTAATGGACATTCCAGACAACTATAAAGTTTTGTTCTTACAAGGCGGCGCTTCGCTTGAATTTACCATGATTCCACTTAATTTTGCTCGTGGCAAGAAAGCCTATTATCTAGCAGGTGGTTCATGGGGGAAAAAAGCTTATACAGAAGCAGTCAAACTCTCTAAAACAATCGCTTTTGAGCCGATTTTACTGGGCTCGACAGAAGACATTACCTACGCAGAACTGCCAAGTTTTGATAAGAATACAATCGACCCTGAGGCAGCCTATGTCCACTTGACCACCAACAATACCATTGAAGGAACAGCTGTTTATACGATTCCAGATACCAATGGTGTCCCAGTCATTGCAGACATGTCATCCAATATTTTGGCAGCTCGCTATCGTGTGGAAGATTTTGCCATGATTTATGCAGGTGCGCAGAAAAACATTGGTCCTGCAGGTGTGACAGTCGTGATTGTCCGTGAGGATTTCTTGAATGATGAGCCAGTCTTGTCAAGCATGTTGGATTACCGCATTCAAGCGGAAAATGAATCGCTCTACAATACACCACCAGCTTATTCTATCTACATTTCGAAACTCGTCTTTGAATGGGTCAAGGAAATCGGTGGGGTCGACCAAATGGAAAAACTCAACCGTGAAAAATCAGGCCTTTTGTACGATTACATTGACCAATCAGCCTTTTACACGAATCCAGTGCGCAAGGTTGAAGAACGTTCGGTAGCCAACATTCCTTTTGTATCGCCAAGTCCAGAACTTGATGCAAAATTTGTCAAAGAAGCGACCGCAGCAGGTTTTAAAAATATCAAGGGTCACCGTTCAGTCGGCGGTATGCGAGCTAGTCTTTATAACGCTTTTCCCCGCCAAGGAGTGGTTGATCTGATTGCCTTTATGAAGAAATTTGAAGAGGAGAATGCCTAA
- a CDS encoding MurR/RpiR family transcriptional regulator, giving the protein MFDYEILTSFNELEHEIYEYIIKNLEAVPFMRIRELAEATHVSTATILRFCKKTGCEGYSEFKIMLKQYAESRRGSFQLKKNSFELLHFFESFYSDEYNQIAQKIAEQLYLANQIIFIGVGNSSSIALYGSRYFANIGKMSFAITDPFFPIRAISERNQNEKIVVIFLTISGETKEILQLQEQFHILGAKTVSITSSKNSSIGQLTDDCIPFYLKNIRDKDIDISSQIATVAWIERLGREVLEIQQSVK; this is encoded by the coding sequence ATGTTTGACTATGAAATTTTAACATCATTTAATGAATTGGAACACGAAATTTATGAATATATAATCAAAAATTTAGAAGCCGTTCCGTTCATGAGAATTAGAGAGCTAGCAGAGGCAACACATGTTTCGACAGCTACTATATTACGATTTTGTAAAAAAACAGGTTGTGAAGGCTATTCTGAATTTAAGATTATGTTGAAACAGTATGCAGAGTCGAGACGTGGGTCGTTTCAGTTGAAAAAGAATAGTTTTGAGTTGTTGCATTTTTTTGAATCTTTTTATTCAGATGAATACAATCAGATTGCTCAGAAAATTGCGGAACAACTTTATTTAGCAAATCAAATTATATTTATCGGTGTTGGAAATTCTTCAAGCATTGCATTGTACGGTTCAAGATATTTTGCTAATATAGGTAAAATGAGTTTTGCGATAACAGATCCTTTTTTTCCAATACGAGCAATTTCAGAAAGGAATCAGAACGAAAAAATTGTAGTAATTTTTTTAACTATTTCTGGAGAAACAAAGGAGATTCTTCAACTCCAAGAACAATTTCACATTCTGGGGGCTAAGACAGTGTCCATTACATCAAGTAAAAATAGCTCTATTGGGCAATTGACTGATGATTGCATTCCATTTTATTTAAAAAATATTAGAGATAAAGATATAGATATTTCCAGCCAGATAGCAACGGTAGCTTGGATAGAACGACTTGGGAGGGAAGTGTTAGAGATACAACAGAGTGTAAAGTAA